The following proteins are co-located in the Pedobacter sp. FW305-3-2-15-E-R2A2 genome:
- a CDS encoding HAMP domain-containing sensor histidine kinase, whose product MLILGACCIGTALSLKNTISKKDLLTHEAAELQENLHQKEDIVYDFLSDPQRIEQAKQFHLNEKYGLDFINFYRNIGINLLTYENSELKFWSSFTAFPTGLDGIKEGSSFLQLPNGWYEVIRKTRGNYALVFLIEVKSQYGIQNQFLSNDISPYLLPSNSLSLASFTDTEVYGINKFDGTLLFEVKLKQGYSKSIYAAIEVWLWAIGIFSICLFFNSFCVWLAKRGNLVPATLLLALFFVTLRVTDLEYGWFNHQFNLLIFSPTIYGESFLLPSLGDFLLNVIALTWLVYFVYKHRGQYELPSWLVRSKLAGLLLYFVLLVIFGLMAFMSDQIFLGLIINSKINFDITNIINLGWISWISIVILCLVWFNIYLVIIIFLEQTRPLNVTNKERLILFLLVFAGYLIYRLATTFNVFFIVYAFFIFIVGWNVYVKNNRFSIGVFTAIFFCLAFMSSLKYLKFIDSKEKIKRYTIAQKLESTDDPKIISSIESLEVGIYTDSFVADYFKQPALRRSDILQRHINKQFLGGYLSKFEYNLYEYNNLDSSINGQGVPLSYYKKLVQSGSVKASESNFFYRLNDTFGYQNYFGIIPIFQDNHILGTLVIELKSQQYNYNSQLPDILIDRKNKSEDDYSNYSFAFYNYGRLANQSGKYTYKLSGSEFRAEPKKPQIITDSLGYTHLVYMPIASKMIVVSKEKVSYVVRLATLSFFFLVFIIFSVTLYSLIWVLRNIDESWGGWFNINRSLMINANKILYKTRIQFSIVLSVVATLLIVGWTTYFYIRDEYRRQQEDFIQEKIRKVQLSYEKSIFNSGVPKISDGSIRDFNQFADINAAYLNLFDVQGNLLYTSLPRIYDFGIIGRKMGADAYIYLSQMQRSEYIDPNERIGDFTYSSAYAPIRNSMNETVAYIGLPYYANEADYQRKIGLYINTLINIYALVFVAIGILAVFLANQITSPLTFIQDSIRKTKLGQKNQPIQWSRHDEIGSLIKEYNKMIAALEESASKLARSEREIAWREMAKQVAHEIKNPLTPLKLGVQLLEKSWREQDPNFEKKFERFNKSFIEQIDSLASIASEFSNFAKMPDTKLEKLVLLPIIQQARDVFTNTQNVEIYIFNHTLLEVTVLGDKDQLLRTFNNLLKNAIEAADPESRCVIKINLMNDEENVFVEVEDNGKGIDPDQQDKIFVPNFTTKSSGTGLGLAFVKQAVENAGGTVSFKSFAEIGTTFYLSFPLS is encoded by the coding sequence TTGTTGATACTGGGGGCTTGCTGTATTGGTACGGCCCTGTCTTTAAAAAACACGATCAGTAAAAAAGACTTACTTACCCACGAAGCCGCTGAACTTCAGGAAAACCTGCATCAAAAGGAAGACATTGTTTATGATTTCCTTTCAGATCCACAGCGGATTGAGCAGGCAAAACAGTTCCACCTGAATGAGAAATACGGACTTGATTTTATCAATTTCTATCGGAACATCGGGATTAACCTGCTGACTTATGAGAACTCCGAACTAAAGTTCTGGAGTTCTTTTACGGCATTTCCAACCGGCCTGGATGGGATCAAAGAGGGTTCTTCTTTTTTACAACTGCCCAATGGCTGGTATGAGGTGATCCGGAAAACCAGGGGAAACTATGCGCTGGTGTTTCTGATCGAGGTAAAAAGCCAGTATGGGATTCAGAATCAGTTTCTCAGCAATGACATTTCTCCATACCTGTTGCCCTCTAACTCTTTGTCCCTCGCTTCTTTTACCGATACAGAGGTGTATGGCATTAATAAGTTTGACGGAACCTTGTTGTTTGAGGTCAAGCTGAAACAGGGATATTCTAAAAGTATTTATGCCGCTATAGAAGTTTGGCTTTGGGCTATTGGAATTTTTAGTATCTGTTTGTTCTTCAATTCCTTCTGTGTATGGCTGGCAAAAAGAGGAAATCTCGTTCCGGCAACCTTACTTCTGGCGCTGTTTTTCGTCACGTTAAGGGTAACCGATCTGGAATATGGCTGGTTCAATCATCAGTTTAACCTGTTGATCTTCAGTCCGACCATTTACGGGGAGAGTTTTCTTTTGCCCTCTTTGGGCGATTTCCTGCTCAATGTGATTGCGCTAACCTGGCTGGTTTATTTTGTCTATAAGCATAGAGGACAGTATGAGTTACCTTCCTGGCTGGTCAGGAGTAAGCTGGCGGGATTGCTGCTTTATTTTGTGTTGCTCGTCATCTTTGGCTTAATGGCTTTTATGAGTGATCAGATCTTTCTGGGACTCATCATCAACTCTAAGATCAATTTTGACATTACCAATATCATCAATCTGGGTTGGATCAGCTGGATCAGTATTGTGATCCTGTGCCTGGTCTGGTTTAACATCTACCTGGTCATCATTATCTTTCTGGAGCAGACCAGGCCGTTGAATGTGACCAATAAAGAGCGTTTGATCTTGTTTTTATTGGTCTTTGCAGGTTATCTGATCTACAGACTGGCCACAACGTTCAACGTCTTTTTTATCGTATATGCCTTCTTTATTTTTATCGTCGGCTGGAACGTATACGTAAAGAACAACCGGTTTTCCATCGGGGTATTTACGGCGATATTCTTTTGTCTGGCTTTTATGTCTTCCTTAAAATACCTGAAATTTATCGATTCCAAGGAGAAAATTAAACGGTATACCATTGCTCAGAAGCTGGAATCTACAGATGACCCAAAGATCATCAGTTCTATTGAAAGTCTTGAAGTTGGCATTTATACAGACAGTTTTGTCGCCGATTATTTTAAGCAACCCGCCTTGAGGAGGTCTGATATTTTACAAAGACATATCAATAAACAGTTTCTTGGGGGATACCTCTCCAAGTTTGAATACAATCTTTACGAATACAATAACCTGGACTCTTCGATCAATGGACAAGGGGTGCCTTTGAGTTATTATAAAAAACTCGTGCAGTCTGGCTCGGTAAAAGCTTCGGAATCTAATTTCTTTTACCGCCTGAACGATACGTTCGGGTATCAGAATTACTTTGGGATCATCCCTATTTTTCAGGATAATCATATTTTGGGTACGCTGGTGATTGAACTTAAATCCCAGCAATACAATTACAATAGCCAGCTTCCGGATATCCTGATCGACCGTAAGAATAAAAGTGAGGATGATTACAGCAATTATTCCTTTGCTTTCTACAATTACGGCAGACTGGCCAATCAATCGGGGAAATATACCTATAAGCTTTCCGGTTCAGAATTCCGGGCAGAGCCTAAAAAGCCTCAGATCATCACAGACAGCCTCGGATATACCCACCTGGTGTATATGCCAATTGCTTCCAAAATGATCGTGGTAAGCAAGGAAAAGGTGTCTTATGTGGTTCGTTTAGCGACACTGTCTTTCTTCTTTCTGGTCTTTATCATTTTTTCGGTCACTTTATACTCCCTGATCTGGGTGTTGAGGAATATTGATGAGAGTTGGGGAGGCTGGTTTAACATCAACCGTTCCCTGATGATTAATGCGAACAAGATCCTGTATAAGACCAGGATTCAGTTTTCTATTGTCCTTTCCGTAGTCGCGACTTTATTGATTGTGGGCTGGACTACCTATTTCTACATCAGGGATGAATACCGCAGGCAACAGGAAGACTTTATCCAGGAGAAAATTAGAAAAGTGCAGCTTTCTTATGAGAAAAGTATTTTTAATTCCGGTGTTCCAAAGATCAGTGATGGATCTATCCGGGATTTCAATCAGTTTGCGGATATCAATGCGGCCTATTTAAACCTCTTTGACGTACAGGGAAACCTTTTGTATACTTCTTTACCCAGGATTTATGATTTTGGGATCATAGGGCGTAAAATGGGGGCTGATGCTTACATCTACCTCAGCCAGATGCAACGGTCTGAATATATCGATCCCAATGAGCGCATCGGAGATTTTACCTACTCCTCTGCTTATGCGCCGATCCGGAATTCAATGAACGAGACGGTTGCTTATATCGGATTGCCTTATTATGCAAATGAAGCAGATTATCAACGTAAAATTGGACTTTACATCAATACGCTGATTAACATATATGCCCTGGTCTTTGTGGCGATAGGAATCCTTGCGGTATTTCTGGCCAATCAGATTACCAGTCCGCTTACTTTCATTCAGGACAGCATCAGAAAGACGAAACTGGGGCAGAAAAATCAGCCTATCCAGTGGTCCCGTCATGATGAGATTGGCTCTTTGATCAAGGAATACAATAAAATGATTGCTGCGCTGGAAGAAAGTGCCAGTAAACTTGCCCGTTCAGAGCGGGAGATTGCCTGGCGGGAGATGGCGAAACAGGTGGCGCATGAGATCAAAAACCCTTTGACACCGCTAAAGCTTGGGGTGCAGTTGCTGGAGAAGTCCTGGAGAGAACAAGACCCTAATTTTGAGAAGAAATTTGAGCGGTTTAATAAATCATTTATAGAGCAGATCGATAGTCTGGCATCGATTGCTTCTGAGTTCTCTAATTTTGCGAAGATGCCGGATACCAAACTGGAAAAACTCGTCTTGCTTCCGATTATTCAACAGGCAAGGGATGTTTTTACCAATACACAAAATGTAGAGATTTACATCTTTAACCATACCCTACTGGAAGTGACCGTGCTTGGAGATAAAGATCAGCTGCTGCGAACCTTTAATAACCTGCTTAAAAATGCCATTGAGGCTGCAGATCCCGAATCCAGGTGTGTGATTAAAATCAACCTGATGAACGATGAGGAAAACGTATTTGTGGAGGTAGAAGATAATGGGAAGGGAATTGACCCTGATCAGCAGGATAAGATCTTTGTTCCTAATTTCACGACCAAATCGTCGGGAACAGGTTTAGGACTTGCATTTGTGAAACAGGCGGTAGAAAACGCCGGGGGTACTGTATCCTTTAAGTCTTTTGCGGAGATAGGAACTACCTTTTATCTGAGTTTCCCTTTATCTTAA